A region of Prochlorococcus marinus subsp. pastoris str. CCMP1986 DNA encodes the following proteins:
- a CDS encoding divergent PAP2 family protein — MSEFSAFFDNSVLFWSLLACLIAQFLKIIFNFFATGKVRFEIMFETGGMPSSHSALITGATSGIGFQLGFDNPIFALAIALSLIVMYDASGVRKSAGIQAAEINKLSKKLDPKSQVALKETLGHTKFEVIIGSLLGPIITLPGIVFIGSPLNIIDLIIN; from the coding sequence ATGTCAGAATTTTCAGCTTTCTTCGATAATTCAGTTCTTTTCTGGAGTTTATTAGCTTGTTTAATAGCTCAATTTTTAAAAATTATATTTAATTTCTTTGCAACAGGAAAGGTTAGATTTGAAATTATGTTTGAAACAGGAGGGATGCCCTCAAGTCATTCTGCTTTAATAACTGGGGCTACATCAGGAATAGGTTTTCAATTAGGCTTTGATAACCCAATATTTGCATTAGCTATTGCACTTTCACTCATTGTTATGTACGACGCAAGTGGGGTTAGAAAATCAGCCGGTATTCAGGCTGCAGAGATTAACAAACTATCAAAAAAATTAGATCCCAAATCTCAAGTTGCTTTAAAAGAAACTCTTGGTCATACAAAATTTGAGGTTATTATAGGAAGTCTTTTAGGTCCAATAATCACATTACCAGGAATTGTGTTTATAGGTTCTCCTCTCAACATAATTGATTTGATAATAAATTAA
- a CDS encoding polyprenyl synthetase family protein, with protein MTEVINNIPDFEKYLTDTKKVVEEALDFSLGPENPEILRESMRYSLLAGGKRIRPILCLASCSLAGGEPSLAVPTAVAIEMIHTMSLIHDDLPAMDNDGFRRGRPTNHKVYGDAIAILAGDALLTRAFEMVSLRSPGVDSNRLLNVVGELSLVAGAPGLVGGQVVDLECEGKEVDLETLEYIHLHKTGALLKASVRTGAMIAGANEELLNALTTYAEGIGLAFQIIDDILDLTSSSEKLGKTAGKDLLADKTTYPKLLGMEESKKKAFDLVDQAKKAIEPWGLNAKYLISLADFITNRDR; from the coding sequence ATGACAGAAGTTATAAATAATATTCCAGATTTTGAAAAATATCTAACAGACACAAAAAAAGTCGTCGAAGAAGCTCTTGATTTCTCATTAGGCCCCGAGAACCCAGAAATCCTTAGGGAATCAATGAGATATTCTCTCCTGGCTGGAGGAAAAAGGATACGTCCAATTTTATGTCTAGCTTCTTGTTCACTAGCAGGAGGTGAACCCTCTCTAGCAGTTCCTACAGCAGTTGCCATAGAAATGATTCATACCATGTCATTGATTCATGATGATTTACCTGCGATGGACAATGACGGCTTTAGAAGAGGAAGACCTACTAATCATAAAGTTTACGGCGATGCAATAGCTATTCTGGCTGGTGATGCATTACTAACGAGAGCCTTTGAAATGGTCTCATTAAGAAGCCCTGGCGTTGATTCCAATAGATTATTAAATGTAGTTGGAGAACTTTCCCTTGTAGCAGGAGCACCCGGACTAGTTGGTGGTCAAGTTGTTGATTTGGAATGCGAAGGTAAAGAAGTTGACCTCGAAACCCTTGAATATATACATCTTCATAAGACCGGTGCATTATTAAAAGCCTCTGTCAGAACTGGAGCAATGATTGCAGGAGCTAATGAAGAATTATTAAATGCCCTAACTACTTATGCAGAGGGTATTGGTTTAGCATTCCAAATAATAGATGACATCCTTGATTTAACTTCAAGTAGTGAGAAACTTGGTAAAACAGCAGGTAAAGATCTTTTAGCAGATAAAACTACTTATCCCAAATTACTTGGGATGGAAGAATCAAAGAAAAAAGCTTTCGATTTAGTGGACCAAGCTAAGAAAGCAATTGAGCCTTGGGGTTTAAATGCAAAATATTTAATCTCCTTAGCTGATTTCATTACAAATAGAGATAGGTAA
- a CDS encoding 2-isopropylmalate synthase → MSKDPGRILIFDTTLRDGEQSPGASLNLEEKLAIAHQLARLGVDVIEAGFPFASPGDFKAVNKIAEVVGGENGPIICGLARASTNDIKACYEAISPAPKKRIHTFIATSDIHLKHKLRKTRSDVLCIVPEMVSYAKSLVDDIEFSCEDASRSDPEFLYEVIQLAITSGATTINIPDTVGFTTPSEFGKLIFDINKNVPNIDEAIISVHGHNDLGLAVANFLEAAKNGARQLECTINGIGERAGNASLEELVMALHVRKSFFNSFFGRSSDSPTPLTAIRTEEITKTSRLVSNLTGMNVQPNKAIVGANAFAHESGIHQDGVLKNRLTYEIIDAKTVGLNDNKISLGKLSGRSAVRARLEEMGYDLSREDLNDAFARFKELADRKREITDRDLEAIVSEQVQLPESKFQLSHVQVSCGSTSKPTATVTLINTEDHTEDTAVAIGTGPVDAVCEALNALTKVPNELIEFSVKSVTEGIDALGEVTIRIRNKNKIYSGHSADTDVVVAAANAFVNALNRLVFSEKKNSIHPQFDDLENPKNKVLSNPKK, encoded by the coding sequence TGAGCAATCCCCTGGCGCGAGTTTAAATCTTGAGGAAAAGCTTGCAATTGCCCATCAACTTGCAAGATTAGGAGTAGATGTTATTGAAGCAGGATTTCCATTTGCTAGTCCTGGAGATTTTAAGGCCGTAAATAAAATTGCTGAAGTAGTTGGTGGAGAAAATGGTCCAATAATTTGTGGTTTAGCCAGGGCTTCTACAAATGATATAAAAGCTTGTTATGAAGCTATAAGCCCAGCCCCTAAAAAAAGAATTCATACATTTATAGCCACTAGTGATATACACCTAAAACATAAACTTAGAAAAACAAGATCAGATGTTCTTTGTATAGTTCCTGAAATGGTTAGTTATGCTAAATCGTTAGTTGATGATATTGAGTTCTCTTGTGAAGATGCCTCAAGGAGTGATCCTGAATTTCTTTATGAAGTAATTCAACTAGCGATTACATCAGGAGCTACAACTATAAATATTCCAGATACAGTTGGGTTCACAACTCCAAGTGAATTTGGGAAGCTTATTTTTGATATTAATAAAAATGTTCCAAATATTGATGAAGCTATTATTTCAGTTCATGGTCATAATGATTTAGGTTTAGCTGTAGCTAATTTTTTAGAAGCAGCAAAGAACGGAGCTAGGCAATTAGAGTGCACAATAAATGGGATAGGTGAAAGAGCAGGGAATGCCTCTTTAGAAGAGTTAGTAATGGCATTACACGTGAGGAAAAGTTTTTTTAATAGTTTCTTTGGAAGAAGTTCAGATTCACCGACTCCATTAACAGCCATAAGAACAGAAGAAATCACAAAAACTTCGAGATTAGTATCTAACTTAACTGGAATGAATGTTCAGCCTAATAAGGCAATTGTTGGAGCAAATGCTTTTGCTCATGAGTCGGGAATCCATCAGGATGGTGTACTAAAAAATAGACTCACATATGAAATTATTGATGCAAAAACTGTTGGTTTGAATGATAATAAAATTTCATTAGGGAAACTTAGCGGAAGAAGTGCCGTAAGAGCAAGATTGGAAGAGATGGGATACGATTTAAGTAGAGAAGACCTGAATGATGCTTTTGCTCGTTTCAAAGAACTCGCTGATAGAAAACGAGAAATTACTGATAGAGATTTAGAAGCTATTGTTAGTGAACAGGTTCAACTTCCTGAATCTAAATTTCAACTAAGCCATGTTCAAGTTAGTTGCGGCAGTACATCAAAGCCTACCGCGACAGTAACTCTTATAAATACAGAAGATCATACTGAAGATACTGCTGTCGCAATAGGTACTGGACCTGTTGATGCGGTTTGCGAAGCGCTAAATGCATTAACTAAAGTTCCTAATGAATTAATAGAGTTTTCAGTAAAATCTGTAACGGAAGGAATAGATGCACTAGGGGAAGTTACTATAAGAATTCGTAACAAGAATAAAATATATTCAGGCCATTCTGCGGATACAGACGTAGTTGTTGCTGCTGCGAATGCTTTTGTTAATGCTTTAAACAGGCTTGTATTTTCAGAGAAGAAAAACTCTATTCACCCCCAATTTGATGATTTAGAAAATCCTAAAAATAAGGTACTATCAAATCCTAAAAAATAG
- the folD gene encoding bifunctional methylenetetrahydrofolate dehydrogenase/methenyltetrahydrofolate cyclohydrolase FolD, which yields MSLKLDGKKLSLEIEERLRNYILTNKTIAKRNPGLAVIRIGEDPASGVYVGNKEKACSRVGIKSYIFHLKDTVEQKEVEQLLNKLNLDNNIDGMLLQLPISKKFDEQRLISFINPEKDVDGLNEQNIGKLVKNEQAMRSCTPAGIVNLLKSQNIKIEGKKIVVIGRSLLVGKPLSLMMLNLNATVTITHSKTINLNKICKEADILIAAAGKPNLINSSFVKEGAVIIDVGIHRLTSSDKSKTRLCGDVLLEDVIPKVFAYTPVPGGVGPMTVTMLLVNTIFSWQKQFGLSSTLNDLLP from the coding sequence ATGTCATTAAAACTAGATGGTAAAAAATTATCCCTAGAAATAGAAGAAAGATTAAGAAATTATATTCTTACTAATAAAACAATTGCAAAAAGAAATCCTGGTTTGGCTGTAATAAGAATTGGCGAAGATCCCGCAAGCGGAGTTTATGTAGGTAACAAAGAAAAAGCTTGTTCAAGAGTTGGAATAAAGAGTTATATTTTTCATCTAAAAGATACAGTAGAGCAAAAAGAAGTTGAACAATTATTAAATAAATTAAATCTTGATAATAATATTGATGGAATGTTATTACAACTTCCCATATCAAAGAAATTTGATGAACAAAGATTGATAAGTTTCATTAATCCAGAAAAAGATGTAGATGGATTAAATGAGCAAAATATTGGGAAGTTAGTAAAAAATGAACAGGCAATGAGATCTTGCACACCAGCTGGGATCGTAAATTTACTAAAATCTCAAAATATTAAAATTGAAGGAAAAAAAATTGTTGTTATTGGAAGAAGTTTGTTAGTTGGGAAACCCCTATCTCTTATGATGTTGAATCTTAATGCGACGGTGACAATAACTCATTCAAAAACTATAAATTTAAATAAAATATGCAAAGAAGCAGATATATTAATCGCTGCCGCAGGAAAACCTAACCTCATAAACTCAAGTTTCGTTAAAGAGGGAGCTGTAATTATTGATGTTGGAATACATAGATTAACAAGTTCCGACAAAAGCAAAACCAGATTATGTGGAGATGTATTATTAGAAGATGTCATTCCCAAAGTATTTGCATACACCCCCGTCCCTGGGGGGGTTGGACCAATGACAGTAACAATGTTACTAGTAAATACTATTTTCAGCTGGCAAAAACAATTTGGTTTATCATCAACTCTTAATGACCTGCTGCCATAA
- a CDS encoding HDIG domain-containing metalloprotein codes for MQNTTRIIKKLNNLWNRSQFPSQNPIQISKIDKLIIFLICIVISIISSYEILLVQPLEGSDFLSWGINFSEVLFTCGFLILVSRKENPNINSRQILLIISLLLFVQMIKNIFGSGFSPLSIIIPPALIISQGMGTITALAWVSIASLSWPESLTNINSYLLLITLICACFVSVLGGRIRSRAQLLQLSIFVPIGALISQWLLIGNEEYSFLDNQEIFTSNGKIFSDSLLLAIIMLITILFIPIFESVFGLLTKARLLELADKEKPLIRRLSIEAPGTFEHTLLICGLAEEATRIIGGDIDLIKTGSLYHDVGKLHAPNWFIENQDGGVNPHDEIDDPLKSAEVLQAHVDEGLKFARKNRLPKPIANFIPEHQGTLKMGYFLNKAEEKKLNFNESDFRYKGPIPQSKETAILMLADGCEAALRAMDINASDSEAIETISKIFYSRQVDGQLNDSDLSKGEIFLIKKSFLNVWKRIRHRRIQYPTTINNTFS; via the coding sequence GTGCAAAATACAACAAGAATTATAAAAAAATTAAATAACTTATGGAACAGAAGTCAATTCCCTTCACAGAATCCTATTCAAATTTCAAAAATAGATAAATTAATTATCTTCCTAATATGTATTGTTATCTCCATAATATCTTCCTATGAAATTCTTCTTGTTCAACCTTTAGAAGGTTCAGATTTTTTGTCTTGGGGCATTAATTTTAGTGAAGTCTTATTTACTTGCGGATTTTTAATACTAGTTTCTAGAAAAGAAAATCCAAATATTAATTCAAGACAAATCCTTTTAATTATTTCACTACTATTATTTGTTCAAATGATAAAAAATATATTTGGATCAGGATTTAGTCCTTTATCAATCATCATACCTCCTGCTTTAATTATTTCTCAAGGTATGGGAACCATAACTGCTTTAGCTTGGGTCTCAATAGCAAGCCTAAGTTGGCCAGAGTCTCTGACAAATATTAATAGTTATCTTCTACTCATAACATTGATTTGCGCATGTTTTGTTTCAGTTCTTGGCGGAAGAATAAGGAGTAGAGCTCAGTTACTTCAACTCTCAATATTTGTTCCAATCGGGGCATTGATTTCTCAATGGTTACTAATTGGAAATGAGGAATATTCCTTTTTGGATAACCAAGAAATTTTTACTTCAAATGGCAAAATATTTTCTGATTCTCTGTTATTGGCAATAATAATGCTCATAACAATATTATTTATCCCTATTTTTGAGTCCGTATTTGGATTGTTAACAAAGGCAAGATTATTGGAATTGGCTGATAAAGAAAAACCTCTTATTAGAAGACTCTCTATTGAAGCCCCAGGAACTTTTGAACATACTTTGTTGATATGTGGTCTAGCTGAAGAGGCGACAAGAATTATTGGAGGTGATATTGATCTTATCAAAACAGGTTCTCTATATCATGATGTTGGGAAATTACATGCTCCAAATTGGTTCATTGAGAATCAAGATGGTGGGGTTAATCCACATGATGAAATTGATGATCCTTTAAAAAGCGCAGAGGTTTTACAAGCCCACGTAGATGAAGGACTGAAATTTGCAAGAAAAAATAGATTACCAAAACCAATAGCTAATTTCATCCCAGAACATCAAGGAACTCTTAAAATGGGATATTTTCTTAATAAAGCTGAAGAGAAAAAATTAAATTTTAATGAGAGTGATTTTAGATATAAAGGTCCTATCCCTCAATCCAAAGAAACTGCTATCTTGATGCTTGCCGACGGATGTGAAGCGGCCTTAAGAGCAATGGATATTAATGCTTCTGATTCTGAAGCAATAGAAACAATATCCAAAATATTTTATTCAAGGCAAGTTGATGGTCAGTTAAATGATAGTGATCTTTCCAAGGGAGAAATTTTTCTAATAAAAAAATCTTTTTTAAATGTTTGGAAAAGAATTAGACATAGAAGAATTCAATATCCAACAACAATAAATAACACTTTCTCTTAA